NNNNNNNNNNNNNNNNNNNNNNNNNNNNNNNNNNNNNNNNNNNNNNNNNNNNNNNNNNNNNNNNNNNNNNNNNNNNNNNNNNNNNNNNNNNNNNNNNNNNNNNNNNNNNNNNNNNNNNNNNNNNNNNNNNNNNNNNNNNNNNNNNNNNNNNNNNNNNNNNNNNNNNNNNNNNNNNNNNNNNNNNNNNNNNNNNNNNNNNNNNNNNNNNNNNNNNNNNNNNNNNNNNNNNNNNNNNNNNNNNNNNNNNNNNNNNNNNNNNNNNNNNNNNNNNNNNNNNNNNNNNNNNNNNNNNNNNNNNNNNNNNNNNNNNNNNNNNNNNNNNNNNNNNNNNNNNNNNNNNNNNNNNNNNNNNNNNNNNNNNNNNNNNNNNNNNNNNNNNNNNNNNNNNNNNNNNNNNNNNNNNNNNNNNNNNNNNNNNNNNNNNNNNNNNNNNNNNNNNNNNNNNNNNNNNNNNNNNNNNNNNNNNNNNNNNNNNNNNNNNNNNNNNNNNNNNNNNNNNNNNNNNNNNNNNNNNNNNNNNNNNNNNNNNNNNNNNNNNNNNNNNNNNNNNNNNNNNNNNNNNNNNNNNNNNNNNNNNNNNNNNNNNNNNNNNNNNNNNNNNNNNNNNNNNNNNNNNNNNNNNNNNNNNNNNNNNNNNNNNNNNNNNNNNNNNNNNNNNNNNNNNNNNNNNNNNNNNNNNNNNNNNNNNNNNNNNNNNNNNNNNNNNNNNNNNNNNNNNNNNNNNNNNNNNNNNNNNNNNNNNNNNNNNNNNNNNNNNNNNNNNNNNNNNNNNNNNNNNNNNNNNNNNNNNNNNNNNNNNNNNNNNNNNNNNNNNNNNNNNNNNNNNNNNNNNNNNNNNNNNNNNNNNNNNNNNNNNNNNNNNNNNNNNNNNNNNNNNNNNNNNNNNNNNNNNNNNNNNNNNNNNNNNNNNNNNNNNNNNNNNNNNNNNNNNNNNNNNNNNNNNNNNNNNNNNNNNNNNNNNNNNNNNNNNNNNNNNNNNNNNNNNNNNNNNNNNNNNNNNNNNNNNNNNNNNNNNNNNNNNNNNNNNNNNNNNNNNNNNNNNNNNNNNNNNNNNNNNNNNNNNNNNNNNNNNNNNNNNNNNNNNNNNNNNNNNNNNNNNNNNNNNNNNNNNNNNNNNNNNNNNNNNNNNNNNNNNNNNNNNNNNNNNNNNNNNNNNNNNNNNNNNNNNNNNNNNNNNNNNNNNNNNNNNNNNNNNNNNNNNNNNNNNNNNNNNNNNNNNNNNNNNNNNNNNNNNNNNNNNNNNNNNNNNNNNNNNNNNNNNNNNNNNNNNNNNNNNNNNNNNNNNNNNNNNNNNNNNNNNNNNNNNNNNNNNNNNNNNNNNNNNNNNNNNNNNNNNNNNNNNNNNNNNNNNNNNNNNNNNNNNNNNNNNNNNNNNNNNNNNNNNNNNNNNNNNNNNNNNNNACATGAGCAATGGCTGGTTGGTTGACTGTCTTTGGATACATTTGAAGCCCATGTATTATGTGCAGATGTGGTTAGACTATGTGAGGTTCAACAAATGGAGCATGTATGTGCTTGTGCATAGGTCAATGGAAGAAGAAGCTGGGTGTTGAGTGGGATGCCCCTATTGCAGTAATTGATAGATAGCTTGGAGTTCTTTGTAGAGGTTGCAGAACCCTTTGATCAACTATCTTTAATGCTCTGGAGATCAATTCATCGTAACAATCAATTCTCATTTTTGATTCTAGTTATCATAGGACTGTTCATACTTATAGCCTCTTTATGTTCCTATAGATATTCTGTTTGTCAgagatattgtatatatcttagACCTTACCATATTAGTTAGCTACCCTTTAGACTTCTGTTTTGTTCAGTTACCAAACTCCTTAGCCTTTTTATCCAATCTGCATCCTGACCTTCTCTGTCTCTCTGTAGATCCAAATTCTGATTAGATAGGATATTTAGTATATCTGAGTCCTTATTATTCCTCGAATGCCTGAATTGGCTGGTTCATCATACCCCTCTGTCTGTGTTCATGTAATTTCTTCTCAGTTTGAGTAGGATCCAATCGCTACTTCttcctcttgaagttgttttcccCTTGGCCAATTTTCTGTTTTTTGGGAATGAAAATTGGGAAGGGGAATAATAGTTAGTTGtatcattttcttttcctggtCTTCGGTAATCTTTCCATCAGCTTTCCTCTTGCCAGTCCATTATCCCTGTTAAGTGGTTTATTTCTTCTCAAGAAAAGTCCATCTTGCCTATGGATATTATTGATCATATCGTCATTGATAAGGTAAGAGTTTCCTAGTTTTTATCTGTTTTGATATTCTGTCTCTGACTTGTTATTTAGCTTATATGTGCTATGACAGTTGCTTATTATTTGTTTACTTCTTTGTGTGTAACACTTTTAGTTGGCGCTGTTCGAAGAAGTTTGTTGAAGTGGATGTTCTCTCTGTGCTCACCATGGTAGCAccacttgttgtttttcattttgCTGTAGGATACTTGCAGTCTCTGGGTCCTTCGACAAATCTGGTAGTTACTACTGCAGTGATTATCTAGTTATCCGATGTTTTGGATTTTGGAGCTTTTACGTTTGTCCTTGATCTAAGGAACTTCTTGTTAAGAAGTCTATGCTGCTTGCCTTAAGAAGTCTGTGCTGCTGTTAGAGCTTTTACTTTTGTCCTTGAACTTAGGAACTTGTTATTCTTGTTTCTCTAATTCTGTTGTTTGGCTTAAGAAGTCTATGCTGCTGTAGAGTACTGCAGTGATTTTCTAGTTATGTTGATGTTTTAAGTTTTAAGAGCTTTTACTTTTGTACTTGGAACTTAGGAACTTGTTATTCTGTTTCTCTAATACTGTTGTTTGGCTTGAGAAGTCTATGCTGCTGCTGAATCATGCATAATATTTTCCTTGTTACATGAACATGCCCACCTCTTATGGCATCAGAAATGTTTTTTCACTTTTAGACTGCTTCTGTTGTACTTGGCAAATGACAACTCTTTCTCAGTGTTGAGACGACTAAAAGAAATGCACGCCGGTATCTACTGATTTCTTCATAGTTTTTGTCCCCAAAAACTTCATTCAAGTCGTGATACGTTCAGTCGCTCTGGGTCAAGTTGGCAAAGATGAGAGCAGTTAATCTGTATTTTTTAGTCGGACTGGGTCAAGATGGCAAAGCTGAGAGCAGTTAATCTGTATTTTTTAGTCGTGCATGATTGATCTTAGCATGCAGCACGTACAGGGACGATGACAACAGAAAATATTGGTAGTAATATTGTTTCGTATTTCTTTGTGCGAGCGAGTACGAACTGATTTAGTCATGGATCGAACATTTTCTACCAGAGCAGAATCTATTGACAGTTTGGATTTTTACTCGTGTACATTAGATCTGCAAGTAATTTAGATGGTAATAATCTATGCATATCATTTTGAGCAGGCTTTCGAAAGAGTTTTAAGTTGAACTAACATTAATACCAAGTCCAATTGACCATTGAACCTGCCCTAAATCAGATCCACAAATTTGTGACTTAGGAGTAGTTGCCGTGTATTAGTCGTATGAAAAGGAATAGATTTATCCAACATGAGTACGCCACTAGAAATTAACTCTTATCTTGATAATAGAGTCTGGTACATCTCAAAATTTAACAGAGATTATCAAAGCCTCTGCCTAGTAGTGAATTGCAAAGTTTACATCAACTTAACCAaaggtatacaaaaattatagAGAAGAGTAAGCGAGTAAGCGAGTAAGCTAAGTGTTGACAAACTCCACACTCCAAAGTAGTCCAAAACACAATACAAACAATAGTGGAGCTTAGATGGTGAATACCGTGGCAAATGATGCTGCAACTACAAGGGTAAACAAGAGAGAATATGGCAGCTTGACTCTGTATCCTGAATTTCCACTTGGTTCACCCTTAGATCCACCTGCCAAAAAACGTATACAACAGATTATTTATACATCAAAAACATCCAAAAACTTAGTTTTCGTAAAGTTCTGGTTTTGTTCTTATAtcattatacattttttttttttttaaaagttctaTTTGTACTCGTACCTGAAGGAGTAGAAGGAGACCCTGGAGAACCAGATGGAGTAGTAGCTGAAATGTTTATATTTGACAGAGAAAACAAGTTAAAAACTCGAAAAATCTCCAGCTGCAAGCGTCTTTTGTcacaatataaattattttttattaaaaatgtaGTTTCCCAATCCTTTTCGGGACCAACTATGAGGTGAGACTTTTGTATAAGTattttcataatatatatatagagtttgaaccaaaaaaataaataaaaaatcgaaAAAAGCAGTGTAGTTGATGAGCTTAGCTTTACCTTTACAGATATTAACAGAGGGAGTCTGAACATTACAAGCTTTTGGAAGAGCCATAGCTTGTGTTTGATTCACATTAATTCCCATAGAAGATGCAGAACCACCATTAACCACTTGACACAAACATTGTGGCTGATTTTTCACAATAGTGGCTAGTTGTGTACAACATCCTGATGACGGTTTTGTGGCATTCCCTTGTATATAATCCAAACATGGTGCTAATCCAACTATCACTTGTTGGCAATCATCTGATTGACCACTAACTTGTATTGCAATAATAGCCAAAACCACAAAAACTGCACTTGTTAAcatcttcattttctcttcaatttaatttaattcctTCTCAATATCTTACTTTGGTCTGCTGCTAAATTTTGGAGCATTTGATGGAAATGACAGTGTTTATAACGGGGAAGATGGTGCAATAAATTTTTTAGTAAGGACAGATGGGGGTTATGTGGGTGACCAAACTTTGGCTACCTTTATAACGAATCCATGTGTATACACCATTTATTAATTTTACTTCCCACATTCTGACTTTATTATAATTGACAACATATAGACAAACACCACTCTATAGTCTACACGTTTCAAAAAGTAGCTAGCTGTCAAATTTTTGGTTAACAATTGTAGCTTATCTTCCAGCAAATCTAAGAGAGTAGTACTATATTATGTATAGCTTAAAAAAGgattttttaaactaaaatatatacgGTCCATGTGatacaaattcaaaaaaagaatgaTGCTTTTATTGAGTTAGAAAATACTAATTAATTTTCCCTGTTTTCATATTACCCATTATAGAGTTGTAAATTttattaacatatatattttcaaaGCCATGCAAGTATTAACACGTCTTAGAtcataagtttcattttttaAGACTTTGTGAAATTTAaactaaatcatataaattataaTGACGAAAGTATATACTTTCAAATAATCTTTATATAGTCAAACTTCTCTATAGTGGCAACATTTATATGAAAGTATCGTGACTGCAATATAGAGGTGTTATTATATATGATGTTCAAATCTCATTTAGtttctataaataaaaatacgcAAAATTAGAAAAGACAtgaatatatattataaataacataaataccaatctcttaaaagtaattacactttctcccataattactttactctctctccctatgaataaatataatatagcTGACATATACATAGCAGTTTGTGTAtatgtgagatttttgtaatatgtttagggagttggaattttttgtaatattgaaaatataagttgtgtatttgtgtaatttttagatatatatataacaaaaaagtaaatattagTAGTCTTTTTTTTCgtgaatttatgaaataattgatGTGCatcatttaaatataatttttttctttaaattagatattcgTACTTGAAATTTACTGTGTTCATGATACTATGAtgattatcattaatatttttggtattttattttgtacataatatattttttataaattattatatagtaTTTGAGTATGTTGTTATAAAGAAGAAATGTTACAAAGATTGTATCGCTATATAAGCGTCATTGCAGttatagaaaagtaaaatataacacgATAAAGTGATTTTGGAGAAAATCAAGCTACAATGGGAAAATGATGTTATAATGATGTGACGTTATAGAGAGCAGTGGCAGAGTTAAAATTTTCAATGAGGtcgttcagaagtaaatatacgaatTAATGGAAGGGAGttcaatatctattatatatgcatattttttttttaattatatttacctCGAAGAGGGTTCGAATGAATTCTCTAAAGCAAATATAGTTCTGCCTCTCATAAAGAGGTCTGTCtgtattaatatattttatttattatatcaggctatttatcttatttttacgtATTAGTATTAATCTTACTTATCATAAATAATTGCTTATAATTATTTTAGCTTATTtcatggatttttttttgttctattctATCAATATAATTACACTCTTTAGCATAAGGACAAAAGTGTAGACGGTGCAAAAAGCTCCAGCGAAGCTGCCTAAATTTTAAATGCTCATCAATGGTTTAGTCAAACTCAATAGGTCGGCATGGTAGGTTagtcgttttctttttttttggccaCCTAAAGTC
The Capsicum annuum cultivar UCD-10X-F1 chromosome 6, UCD10Xv1.1, whole genome shotgun sequence DNA segment above includes these coding regions:
- the LOC107875276 gene encoding non-specific lipid transfer protein GPI-anchored 5; the protein is MKMLTSAVFVVLAIIAIQVSGQSDDCQQVIVGLAPCLDYIQGNATKPSSGCCTQLATIVKNQPQCLCQVVNGGSASSMGINVNQTQAMALPKACNVQTPSVNICKATTPSGSPGSPSTPSGGSKGEPSGNSGYRVKLPYSLLFTLVVAASFATVFTI